One Streptococcus sp. DTU_2020_1001019_1_SI_AUS_MUR_006 DNA window includes the following coding sequences:
- the yycF gene encoding response regulator YycF: protein MKKILIVDDEKPISDIIKFNMTKEGYEVVTAFNGREALEQFEAEQPDIIILDLMLPEIDGLEVAKTIRKTSSVPIIMLSAKDSEFDKVIGLELGADDYVTKPFSNRELQARVKALLRRTDLVSVDNQEPETKLQSLQIGDLEILPDAYVAKKYGEELDLTHREFELLHHLASHLGQVITREHLLETVWGYDYFGDVRTVDVTIRRLREKIEDTPSRPEYILTRRGVGYYMRNND from the coding sequence ATGAAAAAAATACTAATTGTAGATGATGAAAAACCCATCTCAGATATTATAAAATTTAATATGACCAAGGAAGGTTATGAAGTTGTAACTGCTTTTAATGGTCGTGAAGCACTTGAACAATTTGAAGCTGAGCAACCAGATATTATTATCTTGGATTTGATGCTTCCAGAGATTGATGGACTTGAGGTCGCAAAAACTATTCGTAAGACAAGTAGTGTTCCTATTATCATGCTTTCAGCAAAGGATAGCGAATTTGATAAGGTTATTGGGCTTGAGCTTGGGGCGGATGACTATGTAACCAAGCCATTTTCAAATCGTGAACTACAGGCTCGTGTTAAAGCTCTTCTCCGTCGTACAGATCTTGTTTCAGTTGATAACCAAGAACCTGAAACGAAATTACAAAGTTTGCAGATTGGCGATTTGGAGATTTTACCAGATGCCTACGTGGCTAAGAAATATGGTGAAGAGTTAGATTTAACCCACCGTGAATTCGAACTCTTGCATCATTTAGCTTCTCATCTTGGACAAGTTATTACCCGAGAACATCTTCTTGAAACCGTTTGGGGATATGACTATTTTGGGGATGTCCGTACAGTAGATGTAACCATTCGACGCTTGCGTGAGAAGATTGAAGATACACCAAGCAGACCTGAATACATCCTAACTCGTCGTGGAGTAGGATATTATATGAGAAATAATGATTGA
- the vicK gene encoding cell wall metabolism sensor histidine kinase VicK produces the protein MIEVIRQTILTSDFIFILILIGFILLVSFLLLESRRDNIRLRQINQKIKDLIDGDYSQVLDMQGSSEITNITNNLNDLSEVIRLTQENLEQESKRLHSILSYMTDGVLATNRRGQIIMINDMAKRQLGVERDDALNQNILELLKIEEEYELRELITQSPELMIYSQNLNGEYISLRVRFALIRRESGFISGLVAVLHDTTEQEKEERERRLFVSNVSHELRTPLTSVKSYLEALDEGALTEPVAPDFIKVSLDETNRMMRMVTDLLHLSRIDNATSHLDVELINFTAFITFILNRFDKMKSQDEEKKYELVRDYPITSVWIEIDTDKMTQVIDNILNNAIKYSPDGGKITVNMKTTDDQMILSISDQGLGIPKEDLPKIFDRFYRVDKARSRAQGGTGLGLAIAKEIIKQHKGFIWAKSEYGKGSTFTIVLPYDNDAVKEEIWEDELED, from the coding sequence ATGATTGAAGTAATTAGACAAACAATTTTGACGAGCGACTTTATCTTTATCCTCATCTTAATTGGCTTTATTCTGTTAGTGTCTTTTCTCTTGCTTGAGAGTCGTCGTGATAATATTCGTTTGAGGCAGATCAATCAGAAAATAAAAGATTTGATTGATGGTGATTATTCTCAGGTTTTGGATATGCAGGGAAGCTCAGAGATAACTAATATCACTAACAATCTTAATGATTTGTCTGAAGTCATTCGTCTGACTCAAGAAAATCTGGAACAAGAGAGTAAAAGGTTGCATAGTATCCTGTCCTACATGACAGATGGAGTGCTTGCAACCAACCGTCGTGGGCAAATCATCATGATCAATGATATGGCCAAGAGACAACTTGGAGTTGAAAGGGATGATGCTCTTAATCAAAATATCTTAGAGTTACTCAAGATTGAAGAAGAGTATGAGCTGAGAGAACTTATTACTCAGAGCCCTGAGCTGATGATTTATTCGCAGAATCTTAATGGCGAATATATCAGTTTGCGCGTTCGTTTTGCCTTGATTCGTAGAGAGTCTGGCTTTATCTCTGGTTTAGTAGCAGTTCTACATGATACGACTGAACAAGAGAAGGAAGAACGTGAGAGAAGGCTTTTCGTTTCGAACGTTAGTCATGAGTTGCGTACCCCTTTGACAAGTGTAAAATCCTATTTGGAGGCCTTGGACGAAGGAGCGCTGACAGAACCAGTTGCTCCAGATTTTATCAAGGTTTCTTTGGATGAAACCAACCGTATGATGCGGATGGTGACGGATCTCTTGCATCTATCACGGATTGACAACGCAACTAGTCACTTAGATGTTGAATTGATTAACTTTACGGCCTTTATCACCTTTATCCTTAATCGTTTTGATAAAATGAAAAGTCAAGATGAGGAGAAGAAGTACGAGTTGGTGAGAGACTATCCGATTACTTCTGTTTGGATTGAGATTGATACAGATAAGATGACCCAGGTGATTGACAATATCCTGAATAACGCTATCAAGTATTCACCAGATGGTGGAAAAATCACTGTTAACATGAAAACTACAGATGATCAGATGATTTTATCTATTTCAGATCAAGGACTTGGGATTCCTAAAGAAGATTTACCAAAGATTTTTGACCGTTTTTATAGGGTTGATAAGGCTAGAAGTCGTGCTCAAGGAGGAACAGGACTAGGATTGGCTATCGCCAAGGAAATCATCAAGCAACATAAGGGATTTATCTGGGCTAAGAGTGAGTATGGCAAGGGATCTACCTTTACTATCGTACTTCCATACGATAATGATGCCGTGAAAGAAGAGATTTGGGAGGATGAACTAGAAGACTAG
- the mutY gene encoding A/G-specific adenine glycosylase yields MLDLEKYGVIMWEEDKILSFRQKLLAWYDENKRDLPWRRSKNPYHIWVSEIMLQQTRVDTVIPYYERFLDWFPTVESLANAPEERLLKAWEGLGYYSRVRNMQTAAQQIMNEFEGKFPSTYEGISSLKGIGPYTAGAISSIAFNLPQPAVDGNVMRVLARLFEVNHDIGNPSNRKIFQAMMEVLIDPDRPGDFNQALMDLGSDIEAPVNPRPEESPVKDFSAAYQHGSMDRYPIKAPKKKPIPIFLKALVVQNSQGQFLLEKNESEKLLAGFWHFPLIEVDEFSDQTQDLDLFSQVAEPILELGPSPQESFEQDYDLEVDWQDLRFEEVKHIFSHRKWHIQIIAGRVAESQEYADREVLWLSPEEFSNYPLAKPQQKIWQAYLKRSC; encoded by the coding sequence ATGTTAGATTTGGAGAAATATGGTGTGATCATGTGGGAAGAGGACAAGATTCTCTCTTTCCGTCAAAAATTATTAGCTTGGTATGACGAAAACAAGCGGGATTTACCCTGGAGACGAAGCAAGAATCCTTATCATATCTGGGTATCTGAAATTATGTTGCAGCAGACTCGAGTTGATACCGTCATTCCCTATTATGAGCGTTTTTTGGACTGGTTTCCGACCGTAGAAAGCTTAGCAAATGCTCCTGAGGAGCGCTTATTAAAAGCCTGGGAAGGACTTGGCTATTATTCTCGTGTCCGCAATATGCAAACAGCTGCTCAACAGATTATGAATGAATTTGAAGGTAAGTTCCCGTCTACTTACGAAGGTATTTCAAGCTTGAAAGGGATAGGTCCTTATACAGCTGGTGCAATTTCTAGTATTGCCTTTAATCTTCCCCAGCCTGCAGTAGATGGCAATGTCATGCGTGTTTTGGCTCGTCTATTTGAAGTCAATCATGATATTGGAAATCCTAGCAATCGCAAGATTTTTCAAGCGATGATGGAAGTTCTAATAGATCCTGATCGTCCAGGTGATTTCAATCAGGCACTGATGGATTTAGGTTCAGATATTGAGGCTCCTGTTAATCCAAGACCGGAGGAGAGTCCTGTTAAGGACTTCAGTGCTGCTTACCAACATGGGAGCATGGATCGCTATCCCATTAAGGCTCCAAAGAAAAAGCCAATTCCTATTTTTCTAAAGGCTCTTGTAGTGCAAAATAGTCAGGGTCAGTTTCTATTAGAGAAGAATGAGAGTGAAAAACTCTTGGCTGGATTTTGGCATTTTCCCTTGATTGAAGTTGATGAATTCTCAGACCAAACTCAAGACTTGGATCTTTTCAGTCAAGTAGCGGAGCCAATTCTAGAACTGGGCCCATCTCCACAGGAGAGTTTTGAACAGGACTATGATCTTGAAGTTGATTGGCAAGATCTACGTTTTGAAGAGGTTAAGCACATTTTTAGCCATCGAAAATGGCATATCCAGATAATTGCAGGGCGAGTTGCTGAGTCGCAGGAATACGCTGATAGAGAAGTCCTTTGGTTAAGTCCAGAAGAATTTAGCAATTATCCCCTAGCCAAACCTCAGCAAAAGATCTGGCAAGCCTACTTGAAAAGAAGCTGCTAG
- a CDS encoding bifunctional riboflavin kinase/FAD synthetase yields MIITVPIKTEKDIATPGPNVLVLGYFDGVHLGHQKLFDIASNIAAEKRQGVALVTFNESPKLTLNQYSPEHLLHILNASERERRLKRAGVESLYLMDFTSRVANMTAKEFIDTYVKEAKADTIVVGFDYTLGSDRKTAEDLKELFHGEVVVVPPVEDEKGKISSTRIRQAILEGDVKEAGKLLGFPLPTRGVVVHGNARGRTIGFPTANLVNLDRTYMPADGVYAVDVEIQRKVYRGMASLGKNETFDGEEERFEVHIFDFSDDIYGETVIVSWLDRIRDMVKFDSVDQLVKQLEEDEKIARK; encoded by the coding sequence ATGATTATTACAGTACCTATTAAAACAGAAAAAGATATTGCAACACCAGGACCAAACGTCCTTGTACTTGGTTATTTTGATGGAGTTCATCTTGGACATCAAAAATTATTTGATATAGCTTCTAACATTGCCGCTGAAAAGCGCCAGGGAGTAGCTCTAGTAACTTTTAACGAATCACCAAAGCTAACTCTGAATCAATACTCACCTGAACATTTATTGCATATTTTGAATGCTAGTGAACGTGAACGTAGATTGAAGAGAGCTGGAGTTGAGAGCTTGTATTTGATGGATTTCACTAGTCGAGTAGCAAATATGACTGCAAAAGAATTCATTGATACCTACGTTAAGGAAGCAAAGGCAGATACGATTGTAGTTGGTTTTGACTATACTCTTGGTTCAGATAGAAAAACAGCTGAGGATTTAAAAGAACTTTTCCATGGCGAAGTGGTTGTTGTTCCACCAGTTGAGGACGAAAAGGGGAAAATTAGTTCAACGCGCATTCGCCAAGCCATTCTAGAAGGAGATGTAAAAGAGGCAGGCAAACTTTTGGGATTCCCTTTACCAACGAGAGGTGTAGTGGTTCACGGAAATGCTCGAGGTCGAACTATTGGCTTCCCAACAGCTAATCTAGTCAACTTGGATCGGACATATATGCCAGCTGATGGTGTTTATGCTGTTGACGTTGAAATTCAAAGAAAAGTCTATCGTGGTATGGCGAGTCTAGGTAAAAATGAAACCTTTGATGGTGAAGAAGAGCGTTTTGAAGTTCATATCTTTGATTTTTCTGACGATATCTATGGGGAAACTGTCATCGTTTCCTGGTTGGACCGTATCCGTGATATGGTAAAATTTGATAGCGTTGATCAATTGGTTAAGCAACTAGAAGAAGATGAAAAGATAGCAAGAAAATAA